CGCGGCCACCCACAAGGCCGGCTGGCTACCACCGGGATGCTGCCGCAACGATCACCGTCTCATCATCGACGCCGGTACGATCCCGCTGCCCCGAGGAGAGTGGTTCGCCATGGCCGCCGTCGCCGACCGGGGAAGCGACTACGCCGCCTCGGTGCGCTGGGTGACTTACGCGGCGTGCCGGATCTACAAGCTCCTGGCAGGCGACCGCCACCACAACTGCCGCCCCGGCCGGCCTCGCTGACTGGCCACCGCCGACCGCGGGATCGTCGCATGGGGGCAAAGGAGTGGACTCCTGGCAACCTTCAACCCGACCCTGAGGCGACCCGACGCGGGCGCAGCTACGCCGCCTCGGTGGGTTCGACGGGACAGCCGTCGGTGGCGAGGCGCCATCCCTCGGCTTCGGACTGCATGCGGGCGTAGCGCCGCGCCTCGGTGTGGGTGAAGGCCACCCGCCCCGGCCCGCTGCAGGCGATGAGGCCCTTGTCGATGAGCCGCTTGCGAAGGCCGGTGGCCGCTTCGGGTTCGACGCCCCTACGGGCCAGATCGGCGATGCCGCCGTCGTGAGAGTCGCCGAGCATGCAGACCAGGAATCGTTTCTCCGCGGTGTCGAGGCCGTCCCAGGTGGGGCCGTAGAGGCGCGGTCCCATGGTCTGCCGTGACGTCGCCAGTCCGGCGCTCACCTCCGCGGCGCTGATCCCGGCGGCGGGGTCGGCCGCGGCGAGCGGCGCCGCCTGCGCCTGGCCATCCGGCGCACCCGCCCCGCCGGCGCCGCGCAACAACAACTCTGGCCCGACTGGCGCCACTGCGCCTCCACCACTGATCGCGACGACCTCGACACCGCCGCCACCGACCGCCTCCACCGCGCCCACGCGACCGTCGAACCCGCCATCCGGGACCCCGAAGCCAACGCCGGACTCGCCCACCTCCCCTCGGACAGCTTCGCCGCCAACGCCGCCTCGCCGGCCTGCGCCGCCCTCGCCCACAACCTCCTCCGCCGGCTCGACCGGCTCGCCAAAGGCCCCCGCGACAGACTCACCGTCGGGCGCACCGCCCGCGACCAACTCCTCGCGGCGCCCGGGCGCCTCGCCAACCACGCCGGACGCCATCTCGCGCGCCTCCCCGCCCGCTGGCCCTGGCAGACCGCCCACCACAACGCCCTCACCAACATCCGCGCCCTGCCCCGACTCTGCTGAACGCCCCCGGCGCCCCCACCACAGCGGCCAAACGCCGGCCCCACGCGCTCCGAAACCGCCCAAACAGCCCACCGCGCCCCCACAACACCCCAACCCGACGCCAACCGCGACGACACAGCCACCCCCGGCAGCCCGAAACCGCCCACCAGCCCCCCAAAACCACCCACCCGACAACCCCCACCGACCCCCACCGGTGGATTCAGGCTTAGCTGTCGATGTCGGCAGTCTCGTAGCCGACGAGGAGTTGGATGGGCTCGGCGTCGGGGAAGGTGGCAATCAGTTGGAGTTCGCCACCGGTGGCCCGGATGAACGAGCGGAGCGTTGACAGCAGCATGTTGCTGCGGTGCTCCAGTCTCGACACCTCGGACTGGTCTATCTCGAGCAGTTCCGCGAGGGTCGCCTGCGTGAACGCTCGCGCCTTGCGCACCTGCGCGAGAGTCGCCTGACGTTCGTGGATCTCCGCGAGAGCTGTCTGCACACGCTTCTGTGCCCGCGGGTCTGCCTCCACCTCGGCGTAGAAGTCGCGAGGTGTGATCTTATGCTGCCACGCCTCAGGCGACACCTCGTCGGTCGAGGCGTCGTCCGCGGGCAGTTGTCTCTGTTGTGCCTCTTCCATGCCGTTCTGTGCTTCACCCTTTCTGTTTCGCCCATTCTGTGTCGCCTTTTCTCGTGTTCGACTCTGTCGTAGGCCTGTTCCGTGTTTCGGCGTGTCGTCGAGTCGCTTCTTCGTATTCGGCGTATTGACCATTGGCGTTTTGCTTTTGGCGCAATTGTTCGGCTCAGGATTATTTCGTCTGATCGTTCCCTCCCTCAACTCGCTTAGAGGCCGCCGCGCTTCACGATCGGCCTGTAGTTCCGGTGGAGCCGGCACCATTGCTCCAGCCGTTCCTCCGCCCTCGTCACGTGAGGCGGATACCAACGGTGGCCAAGTTCCGTCTTGTCGCCACCAGTGAGCACCACCGCAGCCTCTTCGCCATTGTCGTCGACAACGAAGGCGAAGAGGACGCGCAGCACTGGAGGACCAACGGCGTACGGCGTGGTCGACGTCGGCGGTGTTCGCCGAAGAGCACCCATGTCGAAACGCGTGGACACGACCTCGTGACACTCGGGATCACCAAGGTCGCGACCGTAGATCTCCAGAGCCATCAACAGGGTGGCGATTTCAGCGCGAACCTCCCACCAGTCAATTCCGTCGTCGATCTCCTCGCCAGACAGTGACCGCAGCCAGTTGTCGAACGAAGGGTGGAGAAAGACATCCACGCCATGCACTCTAGCACATATGTGATCGAATGCATACGACCGCACTGCCCGAGCGCGGACTCGAGTGCGCCTCGGAGAGGTCGGCGCTTGAGGGAGGACGGTGACGGGTAGCCCGGCCGGCCTCGCTGACTGGCCACCGCCGACCGCGGGATCGTCGCATGGGGGCAAAGGAGTGGACTCCTGGCAACCTTCAACCCGACCCTGAGGCGACCCGACGCGGGCGCAGCTACGCCGCCTCGGTGGGTTCGACGGGACAGCCGTCGGTGGCGAGGCGCCATCCCTCGGCTTCGGACTGCATGCGGGCGTAGCGCCGCGCCTCGGTGTGGGTGAAGGCCACCCGCCCCGGCCCGCTGCAGGCGATGAGGCCCTTGTCGATGAGCCGCTTGCGAAGGCCGGTGGCCGCTTCGGATTCGACGCCCCTACGGGCCAGATCGGCGATGCCGCTGTCGTGAGGGTCGCCGAGCATGCAGACCAGGAATCGTTTCTCCGCGGTGAGGTTGCCCTCGGCCACCTGCGCCAGCTCCGCCAGAACCTCACGGCGGTCGCCCAGCACCGGGGGCACGGCGCCGAAGCGGGGCGAGAACGGGTTGCCGTTCGCCATGGGGGATCCTCGGGCAGCATCCAGCAGGGCGGCGCCAGTCTAACCGCCCGACTGTCAGGGGCCGAGCGAGGTGAGTGGCACGACCGTGACGCCGTCGGGCCGTTCGTACCCGTACCCCGAGGGGGTGATCACCAGCCGCTTCGCGGGCG
The genomic region above belongs to bacterium and contains:
- a CDS encoding XRE family transcriptional regulator; its protein translation is MEEAQQRQLPADDASTDEVSPEAWQHKITPRDFYAEVEADPRAQKRVQTALAEIHERQATLAQVRKARAFTQATLAELLEIDQSEVSRLEHRSNMLLSTLRSFIRATGGELQLIATFPDAEPIQLLVGYETADIDS